The Caproicibacterium amylolyticum genome includes the window CGCGCTTTTCCAAAAGGGAAGCATCCGGCTGCTCATCATAGTCGCACAGCCACCAGGCCGGAATTCGGTTTAAAAGCAGAACACTTGCGCCGCCTGCTGCCAGCCCAGCTGCCAGACACAGCAGGATGGCTGCGGCGGCATTCACTTAGAAGCAGACGAGGAGGACGAGGCAGTCTGCTGTGCCGCACCGAAGTAATAAAGAGACAGGGACAGGTTTACGGAAACGGTGGAAGCATCCTTTCCGGAGGGTGTGAACTGTACCTGATTGACATAATACGCACCTGCGGATTGCTTTTCAAAGTAATCCAGCAGTTTTTGCAGCTGCGGTACCGTACACATGGTTCCGATTGATACATCAACACTGTAAAGCTGCTCTTTTTCGGAAGAAATTTTTCCGGCTACAGCGGCGGGATTTTGCAATTCTACCTTGGAAGGTGTGATTCCGGCAGTTTTGCAGGCTGTGTCAACATCGTCGGCAGCCTTGCTGCTGGTGATTGAGTTTTTCTGTTCACTGCTTTTTAGCTTTTCCTGCAGAACTGTAATATCTTTCCGCATAGCGTTGCCCTGTGTTATCATATTTTCAAAGTACTGAATCTGCTGCGTGTTTTGCAGGTGTGTTTGTTCCATCTGCGTATTTTTTTCAGAAATCGGTACGTACACAAAATTGAAATAAATCAGTAAAGCAACAACAAGCAGCAGCAGGTAAATCAGGAAGCCGGATATTCTTTTGTTTTTCATCAGTTGCTCCCTCCGGTGCTGCTGGTTTTCCAGCTTGTGAATTTTGCAGGGGTCAGCGTAAAACTGCAAATGCAGCTGCTGTTTGCCTGTATGCTGACGCTGAACGGAATGGAAACGGTAAAGTAGCCGTTTTGTTCAATGCTGTGGCGCAGTTCCAAGTATTTTTCGTAGTTAGAAGTGGTGAAGGTCAGCGCGATTTGCCCGGTTGTGTTGTCAATAGAACAGGAACTTACGGAGGTAACTTCTTTAAAAATCTGCGAATCCAGCTGATTGAAAATTTCTTCGGCTGTACTTTTGCCAAAGGGGAGAAGCGCGCGGTCGGCTTCCAATGCTTTCAACTGCTTTTGCAGGGAAACTTCCTTATCGTGAAGTGCCTGCACCTGTGAAAAGGCCGGATTCGCAAGTAGCTGTTGGTCAAGTGCCAGCTGATTCTTTTGACTGATATATTTGATTGGTTCAACTGCCATCAATATTGCAGCCGCCGCACTGATACCGATAATCAGAACCATTTTGATGAATCCGGCATCCGATTTTTTTTGCACCAGTGCGATGAAGTCAAGGTTGTCCTTTTTACCTGCCTGCAGGATACCGTTGAAAGTAAAAAACGCATCAGCGGGGTAGCCTGCCTGCAGCGTTTCAGAGGTCGGCAGGGGAAGTACTTTGGTAGCTTCCGGGAGTTCACTAATGCTTTTTAGCGGAACGTCCAGCCCCTGTGCGTCCCAGTAGGCGCGGTAATTTGAAAGAGACGCAAGTGCGCCGCACAAAATGATTCCGGTAAGTTCCATACGCTCGCTGGAAAGCACCATGCGCAGATTGCGCACGGCTTCCTCGATGCTGGCATTCAGCAATGTGGTGATGCGGCGCATGGATTCACCAGTGATGGAGAGTGAACCGGTTTCGCCAAGAGAAAGCGAACGTGCAATTTTTACGGCTTCTTCATAGCTGCAGGCGCGGTCCTCCTGTACAATGTCCACAATGTCATCAAACACGCCCTCAAAGGAATGCGAAAAAACCGGTAAACCATTGTGCAGAATCAGCAGGCGCGTTCTTTGAAAATCCAAGTCCAAAATGGCCGCCTCCATTTTGTGGTTTGCAGCAACTACTTTGGCAGCATAGATCAGCCCGGCGATTGGCGGAACAGCGCGGTAAATCTGCAGCCCCTCTGCTAGAAAAGCCTTGCGCAGCGCGGCAATAATCGTTCCGCGCACAGCAAATAAGGTACTGGTGAATTTGCCGGTCAATTCATTCAAAAATCCATATTCGCAGTTTTGTACGATGTAACCGTCGGTGCCCTCGGAAAGCACCGTTTCGGCTTCCAGCTTTGCAAACATGGGCAGATTTTGCGGCTTGCAGGGCAGATGTTGGTATTCTGCACAGACAATATGGTCATTTTCCAGACAAAACACAATTTCTCCGCTCAAGCCGTCGTTTTGGATGCACTGCTTCACAAACCGTGCCAGCAGTGCAGGGCTGTCCAGAGCCTGTCCGTCTTTCAATTCCGGGCGCAGTTCATACTGCTGCGGAATGCCGAAGAGTCTGCGACCGCCTGAATTTGCGGTAACCGGAGTCAGCAGCAGGCTTCGGTTGGAAATTTGAAGAATCAGCAGCTTCAAAACAGATGCCACCACACTTTCTGAAAAATTCGGCGAGTGAGCCGTTTGACTGCCGGTCCACACAAGGGAAAGTAAGAAAACAAGCCCCGGTTTTCGCGGGGCTTGTTTTCTTTGGGGAAAAAATTATGTAAGTCAGGTTGATGATGTTGCAGAGGATGCACTGGATGCATTGGTGTCGGGAAGTACGGATATTACAGTAGTACCTTTTTCTATAGCCTTCGCATTCGCTGGTTTCTTGTCATTATCAGATGTGTAAATTTCATTTCCATCTGAATAATAGGTTTGGTTTGCGCCTCCTTTAATTCGGCCAGTCATATTGTCCAGACCAACTAAACCCTCATGTTTCAGGGCTTCATCAACAGTTAATGTTGAAGCATCAACATTCCATGTGCCAGACTTGGCTTCGGCATAAGCAGACTTCAGCGCCATCTGTACAGTCTGCGCGTTGGAAGCGTTTGTGTTCTTGTTTGCCGTGTTAATAACGTTTGTGATAGTTGGAATTGCAATCAGCGCCAAAATTGCGAGAATTGCAATAACTACGACTAGCTCAACCAGGGTAAAGCCTTTTTTGTTTTTCTTTTTTGCCAGAGTGGACTGCATTTTCGTCTGAATTCGGTTCATTTCGACTATCTCCTTTTAGAAAAATAATATGTTGATGAATCACAATTTAGGAATCAAAAAGCAAATATGAAGTAGGACTAACCGACATATTTCGTTTGAATATGTAAATCAATCCTAAATCTCTAGTTGCATTTTAAAACAGACACGTAAAAAAGTCAGTAGATTTATTGGATTTTAGAACCAAAAATTTAACCGATATATTCTGCATAATGTACAAATTAATCAAAATCATGTGCTATAAATTGATTTATTTTCAAAATGCACTTGAAAAAACGAAACAGTAATTTTATAATTGGAATTATTCATATAGTTATCTGCAAAGCAAAAAAGTATTTGTCAAAATCACAATATAGATACATAGCAATAAAAAATAACAAAGTCGAAAACGATCGCTTGCACATTTGAAAAGGTGGTTTGCATGAAGAAAAAATCTCGGCAGGGTGCGGCGCTGGTTTATGTAATAACCGTGACAGCAGTTTTAATGATTTTGGTAACTGGGCTAGTCTTTTTGGCGGGTATTAACCTGCACTCTTCACAAACGTCGCTCGCCGCGCGGCAAGCCTATCTGGATGCAAAGTCGGCAGTCGAATATGGCCGCGCTTATGTTTCTCTTTACGCACAGCAGGAGAAACAGCAAGCAGAGAATGGTATGACTTTAAAGTGGATTGCGTCCGCCGGCGGAGCAGATGTTTACAACATTAACCAAAAGGCGGCAGTCACCGCCGCACAAACGGGAAATTTACCGGCACAGTTTGGAATTTACATAGGGAACAGTCAGGCGGCATCTTTCAGCAGAGATGCCACAAAAGATCCTGCTATGCTTAGCAGCGGTCCAGCAGTTAGTGACTGCGACATTGGCAGCCTGCAGGCCAGCGTTCCTTATCATTACAAGGGAATTACACAATCCGATGGTGCCGCGGCTAACCGTGTATATAAAATGAATTTCCGTTTTCAGCAGCCGTTTTTTACACAGGTGGTACACCAAAAGCCGAAACCGGAAACCACAGCGGCTAAAATAAACGGTTTTTTGCTGCCCGGCTCCAATTATGGTGCTCATACGGTCATTCCAAATATTAACTCAAACAGTCCCTACATTACACCCAATGCATATTCTGTGTATCCGGTTGTTGTGTGGAACATGATGCAGGGACCCAATAATTTGGACGAGCAGACCCGGCAGCAGTGCAGCCTGACAGCACCGGAGGTTTACCTGATGTGCAAGCCAAAATCTCTGGCTTACTATGATACTTCTTACGGCAGGCTGGTTACCGACTTCGTCTGTTTTAACGGCAATGTTTCCGGACAGGACTACCGTGCAAATCCCACGTCTAATGCTCATGAAAGCAAGTTCCTGCTGCAGAGCCGCACAGTGGGGCAGCGCGGTGTCATTTGTTTTGCCAATGACTGTACAGTAACGGTGGATGGC containing:
- a CDS encoding prepilin-type N-terminal cleavage/methylation domain-containing protein; protein product: MNRIQTKMQSTLAKKKNKKGFTLVELVVVIAILAILALIAIPTITNVINTANKNTNASNAQTVQMALKSAYAEAKSGTWNVDASTLTVDEALKHEGLVGLDNMTGRIKGGANQTYYSDGNEIYTSDNDKKPANAKAIEKGTTVISVLPDTNASSASSATSST